The following are encoded in a window of Clostridium thermarum genomic DNA:
- a CDS encoding glycoside hydrolase family 43 protein, whose protein sequence is MKNNDVKQKEPIVTHIYTADPSAHVFEGKLYIYPSHDLDITMESNDNGDQYGMTDYHILSLEDNNTTCVDHGEALHIKDVPWARKQMWAPDAAYKNNTYYLYFPARDKDGIFRIGVATSPNPAGPFKAQENYIEGSFSIDPAVLVDDDGRAYIYFGGLWGGQLEKWQTGSYNPDGVGPDSSAPAIGPRVAELTDDMLSFKSAPQEISIVDEDGNPILAGDEERRYFEGPWMHKYNGNYYLSYSTGTTHYIVYAMSKSPTGPFVYKGRILNPVVGWTTHHSIVEFEGKWYLFYHDSSLSGGEDNKRCVKFTELTYNEDGTIRTIDPYK, encoded by the coding sequence ATGAAAAATAACGATGTAAAACAAAAAGAACCTATAGTTACCCATATTTATACTGCGGACCCTTCCGCCCATGTGTTTGAAGGCAAACTCTACATATACCCTTCTCACGACCTTGATATAACAATGGAATCTAACGATAATGGTGATCAATACGGTATGACAGACTACCATATTCTATCTTTGGAAGATAATAATACTACCTGCGTAGACCACGGCGAGGCTCTTCACATAAAGGACGTGCCTTGGGCCAGGAAGCAGATGTGGGCTCCGGACGCAGCTTATAAGAATAATACCTATTACTTATACTTCCCTGCAAGAGATAAGGATGGCATTTTCAGAATTGGTGTGGCTACCAGCCCAAATCCAGCAGGCCCTTTCAAGGCACAAGAAAATTATATAGAAGGCAGCTTCAGTATTGACCCTGCTGTTTTAGTAGATGACGATGGCAGAGCCTATATTTACTTTGGTGGTCTTTGGGGAGGACAACTAGAAAAATGGCAGACAGGTAGCTATAATCCTGATGGTGTAGGCCCTGACAGTTCAGCTCCAGCCATTGGACCAAGAGTTGCTGAGTTAACTGATGATATGCTTTCATTTAAGAGTGCTCCCCAGGAGATATCAATTGTGGATGAGGATGGTAATCCAATACTTGCCGGAGATGAAGAAAGAAGATATTTCGAAGGTCCATGGATGCATAAATACAACGGAAACTATTATCTTTCATATTCTACAGGTACTACCCACTATATAGTATATGCCATGAGCAAGAGCCCAACAGGACCATTCGTTTATAAGGGCAGAATACTAAACCCTGTAGTAGGTTGGACTACCCATCATTCCATCGTTGAATTTGAAGGTAAATGGTATTTATTCTATCACGACAGTTCACTATCTGGTGGAGAGGACAATAAGAGATGTGTTAAGTTTACTGAGTTGACTTACAATGAAGATGGCACTATAAGAACAATAGACCCTTATAAATAA